Proteins encoded within one genomic window of Pseudomonadota bacterium:
- a CDS encoding xanthine dehydrogenase family protein subunit M: MIHDFTYLKPDSVKEALTMLSEHKDECKVICGGQSLLIVMRQGLLVTDYLIDIKRLKELDYITFDKKAGLKIGATTTHRAIEKSDVVAKHYPVLVAMEGKLASIQVRNWGTFGGNLAHADPAGDPAPVLIALKANIKMGGMNGERGMPLEDFFVDYFETALNKDELVLEVQVPIPEPKTGAAYQKFNLLESDMGVVAVAASVTLNGNGKCKDARIVLGNAGSTPKRVKRAEELLIGKKYDEALFAEAGKIASEDSEPVADIHASEEHRRHLLGVLTKRMLKKAWEKVRG, from the coding sequence ATGATACACGATTTTACCTACCTTAAGCCCGACTCGGTCAAAGAAGCCCTCACCATGCTTTCCGAGCATAAGGATGAGTGCAAAGTTATCTGTGGGGGGCAATCTCTTTTGATCGTGATGCGGCAGGGATTGTTAGTTACCGACTATCTGATTGACATTAAACGTCTGAAAGAACTTGATTACATTACTTTTGACAAGAAAGCAGGGTTGAAGATTGGCGCCACTACCACCCACCGTGCCATTGAAAAGTCCGATGTGGTCGCAAAGCACTACCCTGTGCTCGTGGCGATGGAGGGTAAGCTCGCATCAATCCAGGTTAGAAACTGGGGTACCTTCGGCGGCAACCTTGCCCATGCTGACCCTGCAGGAGACCCCGCACCCGTGCTCATTGCACTCAAAGCAAATATAAAGATGGGGGGGATGAACGGCGAGAGGGGAATGCCCCTTGAGGATTTTTTTGTGGATTACTTTGAAACAGCCTTAAACAAAGATGAGCTCGTACTGGAAGTTCAGGTACCGATACCTGAACCAAAAACGGGAGCCGCATATCAGAAATTCAATCTTCTCGAAAGTGATATGGGTGTGGTGGCAGTAGCCGCCTCTGTAACACTAAACGGCAATGGCAAATGCAAGGACGCAAGGATTGTTCTTGGTAATGCTGGTTCAACACCGAAAAGGGTTAAGAGGGCTGAGGAGCTGCTAATTGGAAAAAAATATGATGAAGCACTTTTTGCCGAGGCGGGCAAAATAGCATCGGAAGACTCTGAACCTGTTGCTGACATCCATGCGTCTGAGGAACACAGAAGGCATTTGCTGGGTGTGCTGACGAAGAGGATGTTGAAAAAGGCCTGGGAAAAGGTTAGAGGCTAA
- a CDS encoding (2Fe-2S)-binding protein codes for MEKKLLRLTVNGQEYEIYINPKTLLVEVIRDYLGFTGTKRGCDTVSCGACTVIINGMSVKSCSVLAMQAEGAKITTVEGLEDKGKLHPIQKAFLDHGAYQCGFCAPGMLMSAKALLDENPNPTTWEIRKGIEGNICRCTGYNSIVRAVEAVAKGNYREEHHE; via the coding sequence ATGGAAAAAAAATTGTTACGGCTAACAGTAAACGGGCAAGAGTATGAGATTTACATAAACCCTAAAACACTTTTAGTTGAAGTAATAAGGGACTATTTAGGTTTCACAGGCACAAAGAGGGGCTGCGATACTGTATCCTGCGGGGCATGTACGGTAATCATTAACGGCATGTCTGTGAAGTCATGCTCGGTACTTGCAATGCAGGCGGAGGGCGCCAAGATAACTACCGTTGAAGGACTGGAAGATAAAGGGAAACTGCACCCCATCCAGAAGGCCTTCCTTGATCACGGTGCCTACCAGTGTGGATTTTGTGCCCCTGGTATGTTAATGTCGGCAAAGGCATTGCTCGACGAGAACCCTAATCCAACCACATGGGAGATAAGAAAAGGAATTGAAGGAAATATCTGCCGATGCACAGGCTACAACAGCATCGTGCGGGCTGTCGAGGCGGTGGCAAAAGGTAATTACAGGGAGGAGCACCATGAATAA